A window of the Gossypium hirsutum isolate 1008001.06 chromosome A05, Gossypium_hirsutum_v2.1, whole genome shotgun sequence genome harbors these coding sequences:
- the LOC121228874 gene encoding uncharacterized protein, translated as MVGVFRRSLSFPNKTLTRPPKPQISHHIRSISLPCRSHPLITQIKDEITDLKTWSRSPEKPTSAWLCDGLLRLKDLQDSLHDILQLPQTQQLLSHKREWVEKLLEDFLRFVDVYGIFQTSFLSLKEEQLAARVALRRKDDSRIAVYLKGRKKMAKEIAKLVSSIRCIGRYSFPASAFVSILDTELTGVISDIIEVTVSVSVALFNGISMAFTSSKSSWIRLALTKKSKKVKIEGSIKEFEEMGEANVWSLRRKGDEEVRMVLERMQNLEMCIADIESGSDKAFRSLINTRVSLLNTLTM; from the coding sequence ATGGTAGGCGTTTTCAGGCGCTCCCTCTCTTTTCCAAACAAAACCCTTACCCGTCCACCTAAACCACAAATTTCTCACCACATCAGGTCCATCTCTCTCCCCTGCAGATCACATCCCTTGATTACTCAAATCAAAGATGAAATCACCGACCTCAAAACCTGGTCCCGCAGTCCCGAGAAGCCAACCTCAGCTTGGCTTTGTGACGGTTTGCTCCGTCTAAAGGACCTTCAAGATTCCCTCCACGACATTCTTCAGCTCCCCCAGACCCAGCAGTTGTTAAGCCATAAGCGTGAATGGGTGGAGAAGCTCCTCGAAGATTTCCTCCGTTTCGTCGATGTTTACGGCATCTTCCAAACCTCGTTTCTTTCTCTCAAAGAAGAGCAACTCGCTGCGCGGGTGGCTCTAAGGAGAAAAGACGACTCCAGGATTGCCGTGTACCTGAAAGGTCGCAAGAAGATGGCTAAAGAGATAGCAAAACTCGTATCGTCTATCCGATGCATTGGGCGATACTCATTTCCTGCATCGGCTTTCGTTTCCATTTTAGACACGGAGCTGACCGGTGTTATCAGCGACATTATCGAAGTGACCGTTTCAGTATCGGTGGCGCTTTTCAACGGGATTTCCATGGCCTTTACTTCAAGCAAATCGTCATGGATTAGGTTGGCGTTGACCAAGAAATCCAAAAAGGTTAAGATTGAGGGAAGCATCAAAGAATTTGAAGAAATGGGTGAAGCCAACGTGTGGAGCCTGAGAAGGAAGGGAGACGAGGAAGTGAGAATGGTTTTGGAGAGAATGCAAAACTTGGAAATGTGCATTGCTGATATCGAAAGTGGAAGCGACAAAGCCTTTAGGAGTCTGATAAACACTAGGGTTTCGCTGCTCAATACTCTCACCATGTAG
- the LOC107905660 gene encoding lysine-specific histone demethylase 1 homolog 1: MEPPQDTSENPNDVLSDDDSSPENTNPDDQEIPSTTLDPPISDTQDESSDPVPDEQPENTNSNPAEPGPPARKRRRRKRFFTELIANPSFSKNRRPRISGLAREMDTEALIAISVGFPVDSLTEEEIEANVVSRIGGQEQANYIVVRNHILARWRSNVSVWLTLEHALESIRAEHKNLVNAAYNFLLEHGYINFGLAPAVKEAKLKSFDGVERANVVIVGAGLSGLVAARQLVSMGFKVVILEGRTRPGGRVKTRKMKGDGVVAAADLGGSVLTGINGNPLGVLARQMGLPLHKVRDICPLYLPDGKAVDADVDSRIEVSFNKLLDRVCKLRHSMIEEVKSVDVPLGTALEAFRSVYKFAEDSQESMLLNWHLANLEYANASLMANLSMAYWDQDDPYEMGGDHCFIPGGNERFVRALAEDLPIFYGRTVQSIRYGIDGVRVYAGGQEFCGDMALCTVPLGVLKKGSIEFVPELPQRKKDAIQRLGFGLLNKVAMLFPYNFWGGEIDTFGHLTEDPSMRGEFFLFYSYSSVSGGPLLVALVAGDAAIKFELMSPVESVERVLNILRGIFHPKGIVVPDPVQAVCTRWGKDRFTYGSYSHVAIGSSGDDYDILAESVGDGRVFFAGEATNKQYPATMHGAFLSGMREAANMLRVARRRSLILSDKVNNDLEKCDTLNKLFENPDLTFGSFSALFDPHSNDVGSHAFIRVKFHGDKLNSSHLCLYGLITKKQAIQLSEMNGDGNRMNSLHRDFGVKLVGGKGLSNVAELLISRIKAAKPT, translated from the coding sequence ATGGAGCCTCCCCAAGATACTTCCGAGAACCCTAACGATGTCCTTTCCGACGACGACTCTTCACCGGAAAACACCAATCCCGACGATCAAGAAATCCCCAGTACGACACTCGACCCACCCATTTCCGATACCCAAGATGAATCCTCCGATCCCGTCCCCGACGAGCAACCCGAAAACACTAATTCGAACCCCGCCGAGCCTGGTCCACCTGCACGCAAGCGCCGCCGCAGAAAGCGTTTCTTTACAGAACTCATCGCCAATCCATCCTTCTCCAAGAACCGGCGCCCTAGAATATCGGGCCTAGCTAGAGAAATGGACACCGAAGCTTTAATCGCGATCTCCGTTGGTTTCCCTGTTGATTCTCTTACCGAAGAAGAAATCGAAGCCAACGTGGTGTCCAGAATCGGAGGCCAAGAGCAAGCCAACTACATCGTTGTAAGAAATCACATTCTGGCTCGCTGGAGATCCAATGTATCCGTCTGGCTGACGCTCGAGCACGCCCTCGAATCAATCCGAGCTGAGCACAAGAACCTAGTGAACGCAGCATACAATTTCCTTCTCGAACACGGTTACATTAATTTCGGTTTAGCCCCGGCTGTTAAAGAAGCGAAATTGAAGTCTTTTGATGGTGTAGAAAGAGCCAATGTGGTGATTGTGGGTGCGGGTCTTTCCGGTTTGGTCGCGGCGAGGCAATTAGTTTCCATGGGGTTTAAAGTTGTCATCTTGGAAGGTAGGACGCGCCCTGGAGGGCGCGTAAAGACAAGGAAGATGAAAGGTGATGGGGTGGTGGCTGCAGCGGATCTTGGTGGGAGTGTTCTCACGGGAATAAATGGAAATCCACTTGGGGTTCTTGCAAGGCAAATGGGATTACCGCTTCATAAGGTGCGAGATATTTGTCCTTTGTATTTGCCAGATGGAAAGGCCGTAGATGCTGATGTTGATTCTAGGATAGAGGTTTCATTTAATAAGCTATTGGATAGGGTTTGTAAACTTAGGCATTCTATGATTGAGGAAGTTAAATCAGTTGATGTTCCATTAGGGACAGCATTAGAAGCCTTTAGGAGTGTTTACAAGTTTGCTGAGGATTCACAGGAGAGCATGTTGTTGAATTGGCATCTTGCTAACCTTGAATATGCTAATGCTTCTTTGATGGCTAATTTGTCTATGGCCTATTGGGATCAAGATGATCCATATGAGATGGGCGGCGATCACTGTTTCATACCCGGTGGCAATGAGAGGTTTGTTCGAGCACTTGCGGAGGACCTTCCCATTTTCTATGGGAGGACTGTGCAGAGTATCAGGTATGGTATCGATGGTGTTAGGGTTTACGCCGGTGGGCAGGAGTTTTGTGGGGATATGGCTCTTTGCACTGTTCCATTAGGAGTTCTCAAGAAGGGATCGATAGAATTTGTTCCTGAGCTTCCGCAAAGAAAGAAGGATGCCATTCAGAGACTGGGATTTGGGTTGCTGAATAAGGTTGCTATGTTGTTTCCATACAATTTTTGGGGCGGAGAGATTGATACTTTTGGCCATCTGACAGAAGACCCAAGTATGAGAGGCGAGTTCTTTTTGTTTTATAGCTATTCTTCTGTGTCAGGTGGTCCACTCCTTGTTGCTCTAGTTGCCGGAGATGCAGCAATCAAGTTTGAACTGATGTCTCCTGTTGAGTCTGTGGAAAGGGTTTTAAACATATTGCGAGGCATTTTTCATCCAAAAGGGATTGTTGTACCAGATCCTGTCCAGGCTGTTTGTACCCGGTGGGGAAAGGATCGCTTCACTTATGGATCCTACTCTCATGTTGCTATTGGTTCATCCGGGGATGATTATGATATTCTAGCTGAGAGTGTTGGAGATGGGAGAGTCTTCTTTGCAGGTGAGGCAACTAATAAGCAGTATCCTGCCACAATGCATGGAGCCTTTTTAAGTGGCATGAGAGAGGCCGCTAACATGCTTAGAGTGGCCAGGAGGAGGTCATTGATTCTATCTGACAAAGTTAATAACGACTTGGAGAAATGTGATACTTTGAATAAGTTGTTCGAGAACCCTGACCTGACATTCGGGAGCTTCTCAGCTTTGTTTGATCCCCATTCTAATGATGTTGGATCGCATGCATTTATAAGGGTCAAATTCCATGGGGATAAATTAAACTCGAGTCACTTGTGTCTTTATGGCTTGATTACGAAGAAGCAAGCCATTCAGTTAAGTGAAATGAATGGAGATGGGAACAGGATGAATTCGTTGCATCGTGACTTTGGGGTGAAGTTGGTTGGTGGTAAAGGGTTATCAAATGTTGCGGAGTTGCTGATATCACGCATCAAAGCAGCTAAACCAACCTAA
- the LOC107905659 gene encoding ATP-dependent zinc metalloprotease FTSH, chloroplastic — MANSFLSSNFFGTQLLLSPPTPKTTRKLQVTQSILNNKPNSNHTFRALQSHATLAALYFSSVTPQALAVDNAPPTPPPVIEAQPTNPSPLNQSPFSQDLLLTAPKPQSQSSDLPEGSQWRYSEFLNAVKKGKVERVRFSKDGSVLQLSAVDGRRASVIVPNDPDLIDILAMNGVDISVSEGESANRLFNFIGNLLFPFLAFAGLFFLFRRAQGGPGGPGGLGGPMDFGRSKSKFQEVPETGVTFADVAGADQAKLELQEVVDFLKNPDKYTALGAKIPKGCLLVGPPGTGKTLLARAVAGEAGVPFFSCAASEFVELFVGVGASRVRDLFEKAKSKAPCIVFIDEIDAVGRQRGAGLGGGNDEREQTINQLLTEMDGFSGNSGVIVLAATNRPDVLDAALLRPGRFDRQVTVDRPDVAGRVKILQVHSRGKALAKDVDFEKIARRTPGFTGADLQNLMNEAAILAARRDLKEISKDEISDALERIIAGPEKKNAVVSDEKKKLVAYHEAGHALVGALMPEYDPVAKISIIPRGQAGGLTFFAPSEERLESGLYSRSYLQNQMAVALGGRIAEEVIFGEENVTTGASNDFMQVSRVARQMVERFGFSKKIGQVAIGGPGGNPFLGQQMSSQKDYSMATADVVDAEVRDLVETAYSRAKQIITTHIDILHKLAQLLMEKETVDGEEFMSLFIDGKAELYVS; from the exons ATGGCTAACTCATTCCTTTCATCAAACTTTTTCGGAACCCAACTCTTACTCTCTCCTCCAACTCCAAAAACTACAAGAAAGTTGCAAGTAACTCAGTCCATCCTCAACAACAAACCCAACTCAAACCATACCTTTAGAGCCCTCCAATCTCATGCCACTTTAGCTGCCTTATACTTCTCTTCCGTTACGCCGCAGGCACTAGCGGTGGATAACGCTCCGCCCACTCCACCGCCTGTGATCGAAGCCCAGCCAACCAATCCAAGCCCTTTGAACCAGTCACCCTTCTCTCAAGACCTGCTCTTAACTGCTCCCAAGCCTCAATCTCAATCCTCTGACCTTCCCGAAGGCAGCCAATGGAGGTACAGTGAGTTCTTGAACGCAGTCAAGAAGGGGAAAGTGGAGAGAGTCAGGTTCAGCAAAGACGGTTCCGTCCTCCAACTCTCCGCCGTTGATGGTCGTCGAGCCTCTGTGATTGTCCCCAATGACCCCGATCTCATCGACATTTTAGCCATGAATGGTGTCGATATTTCGGTGTCCGAGGGTGAATCCGCTAATAGGCTTTTTAACTTTATTGGGAATTTGCTTTTCCCTTTCCTTGCATTTGCCGGATTGTTCTTTCTCTTCCGTCGGGCTCAAGGTGGGCCAGGTGGCCCCGGTGGGCTCGGCGGACCCATGGATTTTGGACGCTCCAAATCCAAGTTCCAAGAAGTGCCAGAGACTGGAGTTACCTTTGCTGACGTAGCTGGAGCTGACCAGGCAAAGTTGGAACTCCAAGAAGTTGTCGATTTCTTGAAGAACCCAGACAAGTACACAGCTTTAGGAGCTAAAATCCCGAAAGGTTGTTTATTAGTTGGCCCTCCTGGTACCGGCAAGACTCTATTGGCGAGAGCCGTGGCAGGGGAAGCCGGGGTGCCCTTTTTCTCATGCGCAGCTTCGGAGTTTGTGGAGTTGTTCGTTGGAGTAGGCGCGTCCAGGGTAAGGGATTTGTTCGAAAAGGCAAAATCCAAAGCGCCTTGCATTGTATTCATAGATGAGATCGATGCTGTTGGGAGACAGAGAGGAGCTGGGCTTGGAGGAGGAAATGATGAAAGAGAGCAGACAATCAACCAGTTGCTGACTGAGATGGATGGATTTTCGGGGAATTCCGGTGTCATTGTTTTGGCAGCAACTAACAGGCCCGATGTTCTTGATGCGGCTTTATTGAGGCCCGGTAGGTTTGACCGACAGGTTACAGTTGATAGGCCTGATGTTGCTGGGAGAGTGAAGATTCTTCAG GTGCATTCTAGAGGAAAGGCACTTGCAAAGGACGTGGATTTTGAAAAGATTGCAAGGAGAACCCCGGGTTTCACTGGAGCTGATTTGCAGAACCTGATGAATGAAGCGGCCATTCTTGCAGCCAGGCGTGACCTCAAGGAAATAAGCAAAGATGAAATATCAGATGCCCTAGAGAGGATCATTGCTGGACCAGAGAAGAAAAATGCTGTGGTCTCCGATGAGAAGAAGAAATTGGTTGCCTATCATG AGGCTGGCCATGCTTTAGTTGGTGCACTCATGCCTGAATATGATCCTGTGGCAAAGATTTCTATCATTCCTCGTGGTCAAGCTGGTGGCCTTACCTTTTTTGCTCCAAGTGAGGAGAGGCTTGAATCTGGTCTCTACAGCCGAAGTTACCTACAGAACCAGATGGCAGTTGCACTCGGTGGAAG GATTGCGGAAGAAGTAATTTTTGGTGAGGAAAATGTGACAACAGGAGCATCAAATGACTTTATGCAAGTCTCACGAGTGGCAAGGCAGATGGTTGAAAGATTTGGGTTCAGCAAAAAGATTGGACAAGTTGCCATTGGTGGACCTGGTGGAAATCCTTTCTTAGGACAACAG ATGTCTTCTCAAAAAGACTACTCAATGGCAACTGCTGACGTGGTGGATGCTGAGGTAAGGGATCTAGTAGAGACAGCGTATTCAAGGGCAAAGCAGATAATCACAACCCACATTGACATTCTCCACAAGCTTGCTCAACTTCTAATGGAGAAGGAAACTGTTGATGGAGAAGAGTTTATGAGCCTCTTCATTGATGGAAAAGCTGAGCTATATGTTTCTTAG
- the LOC107905658 gene encoding serine/threonine-protein kinase BSK1 isoform X1, producing MGCCGSSFLRGHDSDHKINHNGNNNNSSSRLPQASNGPAQPSYGTDSLGAAAGGVPHFSEFSLAELKAATNNFSSDFIVSESGEKAPNVVYKGRLQNDTNRRWIAIKKFAKLAWPDPKQFADEAWGVGKLRHKRLANLIGYCCDGDERLLVAEYMPNDTLAKHLFHWENQTIEWAMRLRVALFIAEALDYCSSEGRPLYHDLNAYRVLFDENGDPRLSCFGLMKNSRDGKSYSTNLAYTPPEYLRNGRVTPESVIFSFGTVLLDLLSGKHIPPSHALDMIRGKNILLLMDSHLEGNFSTEEATVVFDLASRCLQYEPRERPNTKDLVATLAPLQNKSDVPSYVMLGIPKHEEGPPTPQHPLSPMGDACSRMDLTAIHQILIMTHYKDDEGTNELSFQEWTQQMRDMLEARKRGDVAFRDKDFKTAIECYSQFIDVGTMVSPTVYARRSLCHLLCDQPDAALRDAMQAQCVYPDWSTAFYMQAVALAKLDMHKDAADMLNEAAALEEKKQRGGKGS from the exons ATGGGCTGCTGCGGGTCTTCCTTTCTTAGAGGACACGACTCGGACCACAAAATCAATCACAAcggcaacaacaacaacagcagcAGCCGTCTACCTCAGGCAAGTAACGGTCCTGCTCAACCCTCCTACGGAACAGATTCACTTGGCGCTGCCGCCGGTGGCGTTCCTCATTTCTCGGAGTTCTCTCTAGCTGAGCTTAAGGCTGCCACCAACAACTTTAGCTCTGATTTCATTGTTTCCGAAAGTGGCGAAAAGGCTCCCAATGTGGTCTACAAAGGCCGCCTACAAAACGATACTAATCGCCGTTGGATCGCCATAAAAAAGTTCGCTAAATTAGCCTGGCCCGATCCCAAACAATTCGCC GATGAAGCTTGGGGTGTTGGAAAGCTGAGACATAAGAGATTGGCCAATTTGATTGGCTATTGCTGTGACGGTGACGAGAGATTGCTTGTTGCTGAATACATGCCCAATGATACCCTCGCAAAGCATTTATTTCATT GGGAGAACCAGACTATCGAGTGGGCCATGCGGTTGCGAGTTGCTTTATTTATAGCTGAAGCATTAGATTATTGTAGTAGTGAAGGTCGTCCATTGTACCATGATTTGAATGCATATAGGGTTCTCTTTGATGAG AATGGTGATCCTCGACTTTCGTGTTTTGGCTTGATGAAAAACAGTAGGGATGGAAAAAGCTATAGTACCAATCTTGCATATACACCTCCTGAGTATCTAAGAAATG GAAGGGTCACTCCTGAAAGTGTAATATTCAGCTTCGGAACCGTCCTTTTGGATCTTCTCAGTGGAAAGCACATTCCCCCAAGTCAT GCCCTTGATATGATTCGGGGAAAAAACATTCTTCTTTTGATGGATTCTCATCTAGAGGGAAACTTTTCAACTGAAGAGGCGACAGTGGTCTTTGATCTTGCCTCACGATGTTTGCAATATGAACCAAGGGAGCGGCCAAATACGAAAGATCTTGTGGCTACACTTGCCCCACTGCAAAATAAATCTGAT GTTCCATCTTATGTGATGTTGGGAATTCCCAAACATGAGGAAGGGCCTCCTACTCCTCAGCACCCTCTGTCTCCAATGGGTGATGCCTGTTCGAGGATGGATCTGACTGCTATTCATCAAATTTTGATAATGACACATTATAAAGATGATGAAGGAACAAATGAG CTATCCTTCCAAGAGTGGACCCAACAAATGAGAGATATGTTGGAGGCAAGAAAGCGTGGAGATGTAGCATTTCGTGACAAAGATTTTAAAACCGCTATAGAGTGTTATTCTCAG TTCATAGATGTTGGAACCATGGTTTCTCCAACTGTGTATGCACGGAGAAGTCTATGTCATCTTCTGTGTGATCAACCAGATGCTGCACTCCGAGATGCAATGCAAGCACAATGTGTCTACCCAGACTGGTCGACAGCATTTTATATGCAGGCTGTTGCCCTTGCCAAGCTAGACATGCACAAGGATGCTGCTGATATGTTGAATGAAGCTGCTGCTCTAGAAGAGAAAAAGCAACGGGGTGGGAAAGGATCTTGA
- the LOC107905658 gene encoding serine/threonine-protein kinase BSK1 isoform X2, with the protein MGCCGSSFLRGHDSDHKINHNGNNNNSSSRLPQASNGPAQPSYGTDSLGAAAGGVPHFSEFSLAELKAATNNFSSDFIVSESGEKAPNVVYKGRLQNDTNRRWIAIKKFAKLAWPDPKQFADEAWGVGKLRHKRLANLIGYCCDGDERLLVAEYMPNDTLAKHLFHWENQTIEWAMRLRVALFIAEALDYCSSEGRPLYHDLNAYRVLFDENGDPRLSCFGLMKNSRDGKSYSTNLAYTPPEYLRNGRVTPESVIFSFGTVLLDLLSGKHIPPSHALDMIRGKNILLLMDSHLEGNFSTEEATVVFDLASRCLQYEPRERPNTKDLVATLAPLQNKSDVPSYVMLGIPKHEEGPPTPQHPLSPMGDACSRMDLTAIHQILIMTHYKDDEGTNELSFQEWTQQMRDMLEARKRGDVAFRDKDFKTAIECYSQLYPGDFGSIDE; encoded by the exons ATGGGCTGCTGCGGGTCTTCCTTTCTTAGAGGACACGACTCGGACCACAAAATCAATCACAAcggcaacaacaacaacagcagcAGCCGTCTACCTCAGGCAAGTAACGGTCCTGCTCAACCCTCCTACGGAACAGATTCACTTGGCGCTGCCGCCGGTGGCGTTCCTCATTTCTCGGAGTTCTCTCTAGCTGAGCTTAAGGCTGCCACCAACAACTTTAGCTCTGATTTCATTGTTTCCGAAAGTGGCGAAAAGGCTCCCAATGTGGTCTACAAAGGCCGCCTACAAAACGATACTAATCGCCGTTGGATCGCCATAAAAAAGTTCGCTAAATTAGCCTGGCCCGATCCCAAACAATTCGCC GATGAAGCTTGGGGTGTTGGAAAGCTGAGACATAAGAGATTGGCCAATTTGATTGGCTATTGCTGTGACGGTGACGAGAGATTGCTTGTTGCTGAATACATGCCCAATGATACCCTCGCAAAGCATTTATTTCATT GGGAGAACCAGACTATCGAGTGGGCCATGCGGTTGCGAGTTGCTTTATTTATAGCTGAAGCATTAGATTATTGTAGTAGTGAAGGTCGTCCATTGTACCATGATTTGAATGCATATAGGGTTCTCTTTGATGAG AATGGTGATCCTCGACTTTCGTGTTTTGGCTTGATGAAAAACAGTAGGGATGGAAAAAGCTATAGTACCAATCTTGCATATACACCTCCTGAGTATCTAAGAAATG GAAGGGTCACTCCTGAAAGTGTAATATTCAGCTTCGGAACCGTCCTTTTGGATCTTCTCAGTGGAAAGCACATTCCCCCAAGTCAT GCCCTTGATATGATTCGGGGAAAAAACATTCTTCTTTTGATGGATTCTCATCTAGAGGGAAACTTTTCAACTGAAGAGGCGACAGTGGTCTTTGATCTTGCCTCACGATGTTTGCAATATGAACCAAGGGAGCGGCCAAATACGAAAGATCTTGTGGCTACACTTGCCCCACTGCAAAATAAATCTGAT GTTCCATCTTATGTGATGTTGGGAATTCCCAAACATGAGGAAGGGCCTCCTACTCCTCAGCACCCTCTGTCTCCAATGGGTGATGCCTGTTCGAGGATGGATCTGACTGCTATTCATCAAATTTTGATAATGACACATTATAAAGATGATGAAGGAACAAATGAG CTATCCTTCCAAGAGTGGACCCAACAAATGAGAGATATGTTGGAGGCAAGAAAGCGTGGAGATGTAGCATTTCGTGACAAAGATTTTAAAACCGCTATAGAGTGTTATTCTCAG TTGTACCCTGGGGATTTTGGCTCAATAGATGAATGA